The Pan paniscus chromosome 1, NHGRI_mPanPan1-v2.0_pri, whole genome shotgun sequence genome has a segment encoding these proteins:
- the LOC129398737 gene encoding endogenous retrovirus group FC1 Env polyprotein-like, producing MAAGLAGGALGHTLIESNKLYQQFAVAMEESAESLASLQRQLTSLAQVTLQNRRALDLLTAEKGGTCMFLKEDCCFYINESGLVEDRVQQLRKLSTEVRTRQFASAADQWWNSSMFSLLAPFLGPLLSLLFLLTVGPCVVNRILRFVKERFNTVQLMVLRAQYQPVNAETESDL from the coding sequence atggcggccggactggctgggggagccctaggtcacaccctcatagaaagtaacaagctgtaccaacaatttgccgttgctatggaggagtcagctgagtcccttgcctccctccagcggcagctcacgtccctagcacaggtaaccttgcagaaccggagggccttagacctactcactgctgaaaaagggggaacgtgtatgtttctaaaggaagactgttgtttctacataaatgaatcagggcTCGTGGAAGACCGGgtccaacagttacgcaagttaagcacagaagtaagaacacggcagtttgcttcagctgcagaccaatggtggaactcatctatgttttctctgttagcccccttccttggacccctgctgagtctactatttctgcttactgtaggaccttgtgttgttaacagaattttgcggttcgttaaagaaaggtttaacactgtacaactcatggtcctcagagcccaataccaacctgtaaacgctgaaacagaatcagacttataa